The proteins below are encoded in one region of Triticum aestivum cultivar Chinese Spring chromosome 1B, IWGSC CS RefSeq v2.1, whole genome shotgun sequence:
- the LOC123091043 gene encoding uncharacterized protein, with protein sequence MNCSFLRAAAVAVVVAVLVATAGAASFVSVAPLPSVLLFSRPCVLWIAANVIVVSLWLLCHRGTAVAAGLPSAASDVSAAMGGMLFPSSEHDVFAAAPDAVVAPPAPVSTSRPREARTAKRPVDRPRVRKKLAGEGTATVGAAAAEAKPEGKKERSEEETPTASAAATESEAVGVDDVSMDSAWQSIVRSGAARPVAVRKSETWGGEELPRMRRAADKAVVARREMRKSATMVPASPPHPAAASSPVAARQGWRTRDVLGMAQDELLRRAESFIRRQHEHLRMQRQESEQRQAMERDRRRPAPIRV encoded by the coding sequence ATGAACTGCTCCTTCCTCAGGGCAGCGGCGGTCGCCGTGGTCGTGGCCGTCCTGGTGGCCACGGCGGGCGCAGCCTCCTTCGTCTCCGTCGCGCCTCTCCCCTCCGTTCTCCTCTTCTCCCGTCCCTGCGTCCTGTGGATCGCCGCCAACGTCATCGTCGTCTCGCTCTGGCTCCTTTGCCACCGCGGAACCGCCGTCGCGGCCGGACTCCCGTCCGCGGCCAGCGACGTATCCGCTGCCATGGGCGGCATGCTCTTTCCTTCCTCGGAACACGACGTCTTTGCTGCCGCTCCTGACGCCGTCGTCGCGCCGCCGGCGCCGGTCTCGACGAGCCGGCCGCGGGAAGCGAGAACGGCCAAGAGGCCGGTCGACCGCCCCCGCGTGCGGAAGAAGCTCGCCGGCGAGGGCACGGCCACGGTGGGAGCCGCCGCGGCGGAGGCCAAGCCCGAGGGCAAGAAGGAACGCAGCGAGGAGGAGACGCCGACAGCCTCCGCCGCTGCGACTGAGTCCGAGGCAGTTGGCGTCGACGACGTGTCCATGGACTCGGCGTGGCAGTCCATCGTGAGGAGCGGCGCGGCGCGGCCGGTGGCCGTGCGGAAGAGCGAGACGTGGGGCGGCGAGGAGCTGCCGCGGATGCGGCGCGCGGCCGACAAGGCCGTGGTCGCGCGGAGGGAGATGCGGAAGTCGGCCACGATGGTCCCGGCCTCCCCGCCGCACCCGGCCGCGGCGTCGTCCCCGGTGGCGGCGAGGCAGGGGTGGCGCACCAGGGACGTGCTGGGGATGGCGCAGGACGAGCTCCTCCGCCGCGCCGAGAGCTTCATCCGGAGGCAGCACGAGCACCTGCGCATGCAGCGGCAGGAGTCCGAGCAGCGCCAGGCCATGGAGCGcgaccgccgccgccctgcccccaTCCGCGTCTAG